A stretch of the Acyrthosiphon pisum isolate AL4f chromosome A2, pea_aphid_22Mar2018_4r6ur, whole genome shotgun sequence genome encodes the following:
- the LOC107884387 gene encoding 52 kDa repressor of the inhibitor of the protein kinase-like: MFRNKLASQNITPKSAFDALLKCNEDLYPNNIHFLFKIVCTLPVSTACPERPFSSLKRIKSYLRNTISEKRLNGLAMLSIHRDIGVNVDKVLNEMSQKPRRMNIIL, translated from the exons atgtttaggaaCAAACTCGCAAGCCAAAATATAACACCGAAATCAGCATTTGATGCTTTGTTAAAATGCAATGAAGATTTATAtcctaataatattcattttttatttaaaattgtatgcaccTTGCCAGTTTCTACAGCTTGTCCGGAACGGccattttcaagtttaaaaagGATTAAATCATATCTACGCAACACAATATCTGAA aaGAGGCTAAATGGTTTAGCAATGTTAAGCATTCATCGCGATATTGGCGTTAATGTAGACAAAGTGTTGAATGAAATGTCTCAAAAACCAAGacgaatgaatattattttgtga